The Caldicellulosiruptor changbaiensis genome has a segment encoding these proteins:
- a CDS encoding ABC transporter substrate-binding protein gives MRRKKFLKRLSWCVIVCFVVSIIAVSTMMLVSASSNFNKTGFPIVKNKVTLTILVNNYSADMPKDYNEYNQFKRLEKLTNVHIKWIMPGSQFAEKKSLMLASGDLPDIIFGCTDFELAKYGGMGVFKPLEKLIDQYTNNLKNIFKKHPATKALVTAPDGHIYTTPRVNEGPWMYREGMGVGVINVKWIKDLGLKMPTNIDEFEKVMIAFKTKDPNKNGKADEIPITAIGNPMEMHGLGYLMDSFGVSARWYFADVRNGKVVFLGTLPEYKEAIKWLSKLWKEGLIDKEWFTQDYAKKASKLNAQPYIVGYADLWDINDDFSSKKAHDYYDYMPPLKGPNGRKPVMYRAAYPGYDRWGAVITRACKMPEVAIRYIDTMYDEKMSVELIEGEFGVRLKKSPEGWYYIPDPPAGMNQQQWRCKVSPAHSVPWAVFEDPGYTKILRLTYTDQKVNFMKKYVAPYADPDPWPPVFYSADEADKMNQIQTNLINYANRKAAEWIMKGTIDKEWNAYIKELNKMKLQEWLKINQAAYERFMKNLKAFSSGK, from the coding sequence CTATAATTGCTGTCTCCACAATGATGCTTGTTAGTGCATCATCCAATTTCAACAAAACTGGCTTTCCAATAGTTAAAAACAAAGTAACACTTACAATTTTAGTAAATAATTACAGTGCAGATATGCCCAAGGATTATAATGAGTACAATCAATTCAAAAGATTAGAGAAACTAACAAATGTGCATATTAAATGGATTATGCCAGGTAGCCAATTTGCTGAGAAAAAGAGCTTAATGTTAGCAAGCGGAGATTTACCAGATATTATATTTGGTTGCACAGATTTTGAGTTAGCGAAGTATGGTGGAATGGGTGTTTTTAAACCGTTAGAAAAATTGATTGATCAATATACTAATAACCTAAAAAATATATTCAAAAAACATCCGGCAACAAAAGCATTAGTAACTGCACCTGACGGACACATATATACAACTCCTCGTGTTAATGAAGGACCATGGATGTATAGAGAAGGTATGGGAGTTGGAGTAATAAATGTAAAATGGATTAAAGATTTGGGGCTTAAAATGCCTACTAATATTGATGAATTTGAGAAGGTGATGATAGCATTTAAGACAAAAGATCCTAATAAGAACGGAAAAGCTGACGAGATACCAATCACAGCTATTGGTAATCCGATGGAGATGCATGGATTGGGATATTTAATGGATTCGTTTGGAGTTAGTGCGAGATGGTATTTTGCTGATGTTAGAAATGGAAAAGTTGTATTTTTAGGAACATTGCCAGAATACAAAGAGGCTATTAAATGGTTGAGCAAACTATGGAAAGAGGGACTTATTGATAAAGAATGGTTTACCCAAGATTATGCTAAGAAAGCTTCAAAATTAAACGCTCAGCCTTACATTGTTGGTTATGCAGATTTATGGGATATAAATGATGATTTTTCGTCCAAAAAAGCTCATGATTACTATGATTACATGCCTCCGCTCAAAGGACCAAATGGTAGGAAACCTGTTATGTACAGAGCGGCGTATCCTGGATATGATAGATGGGGTGCGGTAATAACAAGAGCTTGTAAGATGCCTGAAGTTGCGATTAGATACATTGACACGATGTATGATGAGAAGATGTCAGTTGAACTTATTGAGGGTGAATTTGGAGTAAGACTTAAGAAAAGTCCAGAAGGGTGGTACTATATTCCTGATCCACCAGCTGGTATGAATCAGCAACAGTGGCGTTGTAAAGTATCCCCTGCACACAGCGTTCCTTGGGCAGTTTTTGAAGATCCGGGTTATACAAAGATCTTGAGACTTACCTATACTGATCAGAAAGTTAACTTTATGAAAAAATATGTAGCACCATATGCAGATCCTGATCCATGGCCACCAGTATTCTATTCAGCAGATGAAGCTGATAAAATGAATCAGATTCAAACCAACTTGATAAATTACGCAAATAGAAAAGCTGCTGAATGGATAATGAAAGGTACAATCGATAAAGAATGGAATGCATACATTAAAGAACTAAATAAGATGAAATTGCAAGAATGGTTGAAAATAAATCAAGCCGCATATGAAAGATTTATGAAGAATCTTAAAGCATTCTCTTCTGGTAAATAA
- a CDS encoding ABC transporter permease — protein MSDTTIPTKGAFEIKQKKKRIALKEFKNSLGLYILLLPTLIYVIVFLYIPMYGVIIAFKDYNPLIGIIKSKWVGFKYFYDFITAYNFGQLLFNTLTLSVYGFIVGFPLTIAFALLLHYLPNKPLQKVVQNVTFAPHFISTVVMVGILQVFLTDQTGIVNLLLKKIGLESINFLGSAALFKHVYVWSDIWQHIGWNAIIYLAALTNVDPELHEAAIIDGATKLQRIKYIDLPAIMPTVITLLLLGIGNIMSVGFEKAYLMQNNLNIESSEIIATYVYKLGLIGAQWSFSTAVGLFNSVINFVLLISANIISKKTLGHGIW, from the coding sequence ATGTCTGATACAACCATTCCAACAAAAGGCGCTTTTGAAATAAAGCAAAAGAAAAAAAGAATTGCATTGAAAGAATTTAAAAATAGTTTGGGATTATATATTTTGCTGTTGCCCACTTTAATTTATGTAATTGTCTTTCTGTATATTCCTATGTATGGTGTAATTATTGCTTTTAAAGACTATAATCCTTTAATAGGAATAATTAAAAGTAAATGGGTAGGTTTCAAATATTTTTATGATTTTATTACTGCATATAACTTTGGTCAGTTGTTATTCAATACATTGACTCTCAGTGTTTATGGTTTTATTGTAGGGTTTCCTCTTACCATAGCATTTGCACTACTTTTGCATTATTTACCTAATAAACCACTTCAGAAAGTGGTGCAAAATGTTACATTTGCTCCTCACTTTATTTCGACAGTTGTAATGGTAGGAATTTTGCAAGTTTTTTTAACAGATCAAACAGGAATAGTGAATTTGCTTTTAAAAAAGATAGGACTTGAATCTATTAATTTTTTGGGTAGTGCTGCGCTTTTTAAACATGTTTATGTATGGTCAGATATTTGGCAGCATATAGGCTGGAATGCGATTATCTATTTGGCTGCCTTAACAAACGTGGACCCTGAGCTTCATGAAGCTGCAATAATTGATGGAGCAACAAAATTACAAAGAATCAAATATATTGATTTACCAGCAATAATGCCAACGGTAATTACTTTGCTATTACTTGGAATAGGAAATATTATGTCTGTTGGCTTTGAAAAGGCGTATTTAATGCAGAACAATTTAAACATTGAATCTTCTGAAATTATTGCTACATATGTTTACAAACTTGGTTTAATAGGAGCTCAATGGAGTTTTTCAACTGCTGTGGGTTTATTCAATTCTGTTATCAATTTTGTGTTGTTGATAAGTGCGAATATAATATCTAAGAAAACGTTGGGTCACGGGATATGGTAA
- a CDS encoding alpha-L-arabinofuranosidase C-terminal domain-containing protein, whose amino-acid sequence MKLRRNLIFFVLIIFLVSILVGGYWMQQESVASERSSSSNIFQESISIDVNKKGIAISPMLYGAFFEDINSGADGGLYAELVQNRSFEFPDGLQSWDISATGNDKVEFSVEDKDSISSKNPHYLRVEVNKIDKGVKIVNYGYNGITIKSGEFYRLSLYARSPNNKINTIIATIEDDNGKIGAKVEVKGITNAWKQYELPFKAANTISDGQLVIKVAKEGILDLDMVSLFPQKTWKNRKNGLRYDIAKLIADLKPAFLRFPGGCIVEGRTMATAYRWKNTIGDISERPTIENLWGYYQSFGLGFYEYFQFCEDIGAEPVPVINCGMACQARNGDMVDINKLDEYIQDALDLIEFANGDIKTKWGSVRAKLGHPKPFNLKFIAIGNEQWGTDYYIRYEKFYDAIKKKYPNIKVIFAAGPAPSGKIFDDAWTWAKTTKKADIIDEHYYMAPEWFLMNTDRYSTYDRKGPKVFVGEYAAHGLGRRNNLEAALAEAAYLLGLEKNSDVVLMASYAPLLAKQYATQWEPTLIKFNNEMAYATPNYYVQKIFNENKGKYILPITLKTTSSNKSADITGMVGLGTWITEAEFKDFKVIDNKTKRTLFADNFKDSYGKWQIVRGMWNIENGIFSQTSNAENCYAVAGDSNWSNYTIQVKARKVSGNEGFLIIFGLKDSNNYYWWNIGGWGNTTTAIERCVNGTKYIVGKSANVTVMPNKWYDIKIELDGNRIKCYLDGKLIHDVVDNMIIKDIYANASIDSNNDIIIKVVNISSSNRKVRINLNGIAKDKINPEGTAIVLTSSNLEDENSFEQPNLITPKTKKIKGISNSFDYTFDKYSVTVLRIKTKK is encoded by the coding sequence ATGAAATTAAGAAGAAATTTAATTTTTTTTGTTTTGATAATTTTTTTAGTTTCTATTTTAGTAGGAGGATATTGGATGCAGCAAGAGAGCGTAGCATCTGAAAGATCATCAAGTAGTAATATTTTCCAGGAATCGATATCAATAGATGTAAACAAAAAAGGTATTGCTATTAGTCCAATGCTCTATGGTGCCTTTTTCGAAGATATAAACTCAGGTGCTGATGGAGGGCTTTATGCAGAGCTTGTTCAAAATAGGTCATTTGAATTTCCAGACGGTCTTCAAAGTTGGGATATAAGCGCAACAGGAAATGATAAAGTTGAGTTTTCTGTAGAGGACAAAGATAGTATTAGCAGTAAAAATCCACATTACCTTCGAGTGGAGGTAAATAAAATTGACAAAGGCGTAAAAATAGTTAACTATGGTTACAATGGTATAACTATTAAATCAGGAGAATTCTATAGGTTATCTTTATATGCAAGATCTCCAAATAACAAAATCAATACCATTATAGCAACCATTGAAGATGACAATGGAAAGATAGGGGCAAAGGTTGAAGTAAAGGGAATAACAAATGCTTGGAAACAATATGAGCTGCCCTTTAAAGCAGCTAATACAATTTCAGATGGTCAACTTGTAATAAAAGTAGCTAAAGAAGGAATATTAGATTTGGACATGGTATCTCTATTTCCTCAGAAAACATGGAAGAATAGAAAAAATGGATTAAGATATGATATCGCAAAGCTTATTGCTGATTTGAAGCCAGCTTTTTTAAGATTCCCCGGTGGTTGCATAGTAGAAGGAAGGACAATGGCAACCGCATATAGGTGGAAGAATACCATAGGTGATATTTCAGAGCGTCCAACAATAGAAAACTTATGGGGATACTATCAGTCGTTTGGTTTAGGATTTTATGAGTATTTTCAGTTTTGTGAGGACATAGGTGCAGAACCTGTGCCAGTTATAAACTGCGGTATGGCTTGTCAAGCAAGAAATGGCGATATGGTAGATATAAATAAGCTTGATGAATACATTCAGGATGCTTTAGATTTAATTGAGTTTGCAAATGGGGATATAAAAACAAAATGGGGTTCTGTGAGAGCTAAGTTAGGACATCCGAAACCATTTAACTTGAAATTCATAGCCATAGGAAATGAACAATGGGGGACAGATTATTATATCAGATATGAAAAGTTCTATGATGCAATCAAAAAGAAATATCCTAACATAAAGGTGATTTTTGCAGCTGGACCTGCTCCAAGTGGAAAGATATTTGATGATGCATGGACATGGGCTAAAACGACGAAGAAGGCAGATATAATTGATGAGCATTATTATATGGCACCCGAATGGTTTTTGATGAATACGGATAGATACTCAACATATGACAGAAAAGGCCCAAAGGTATTTGTGGGGGAATATGCTGCGCATGGACTTGGGAGGAGAAATAATTTAGAAGCTGCACTTGCAGAAGCTGCTTATTTATTGGGTTTAGAGAAAAATTCAGATGTTGTATTGATGGCATCTTACGCACCACTTTTAGCAAAACAATATGCCACACAATGGGAACCAACTCTTATTAAGTTTAATAATGAAATGGCCTATGCAACACCAAATTATTATGTTCAAAAAATTTTCAATGAAAATAAGGGAAAGTATATATTACCAATTACTCTCAAAACCACATCATCTAATAAATCAGCAGATATTACTGGCATGGTCGGGCTTGGTACATGGATTACAGAAGCCGAGTTTAAAGACTTTAAAGTTATAGACAACAAAACTAAAAGAACGCTTTTTGCTGATAATTTTAAAGACTCATATGGCAAATGGCAAATTGTAAGAGGAATGTGGAATATAGAAAATGGGATATTTTCACAGACAAGCAATGCTGAAAACTGCTACGCTGTTGCTGGAGATTCAAATTGGAGCAATTATACCATTCAAGTTAAGGCAAGAAAAGTAAGTGGTAATGAAGGATTCTTGATTATATTCGGATTAAAGGATTCAAACAATTATTATTGGTGGAACATTGGAGGATGGGGAAATACAACAACAGCCATTGAAAGATGTGTAAATGGTACAAAGTATATTGTTGGAAAATCAGCAAATGTTACAGTTATGCCCAACAAATGGTATGATATCAAAATTGAATTGGATGGTAATAGAATTAAATGCTATCTTGATGGGAAATTGATTCATGATGTAGTTGACAACATGATTATCAAAGACATTTATGCAAATGCCTCAATAGATTCAAACAATGACATTATAATAAAAGTAGTCAATATATCTTCCTCAAATAGAAAAGTTAGAATCAATCTAAATGGGATTGCTAAAGACAAGATTAATCCAGAAGGTACAGCAATAGTACTAACATCCTCTAATTTGGAAGATGAAAATAGCTTTGAGCAACCAAATTTAATAACTCCCAAGACAAAGAAAATAAAGGGAATAAGTAATAGTTTTGACTATACTTTTGATAAATATTCGGTTACAGTTTTAAGAATTAAGACGAAAAAGTGA